The Macaca fascicularis isolate 582-1 chromosome 11, T2T-MFA8v1.1 genome includes a region encoding these proteins:
- the RND1 gene encoding rho-related GTP-binding protein Rho6: MKERRAPQPVVARCKLVLVGDVQCGKTAMLQVLAKDCYPETYVPTVFENYTACLETEEQRVELSLWDTSGSPYYDNVRPLCYSDSDAVLLCFDISRPETVDSALKKWRTEILDYCPSTRVLLIGCKTDLRTDLSTLMELSHQKQAPISYEQGCAIAKQLGAEIYLEGSAFTSEKSIHSIFRMASMVCLNKPSPLPQKSPVRSLSKRLLHLPSRSELISSTFKKEKAKSCSIM, translated from the exons ATGAAAGAGAGACGGGCCCCCCAGCCAGTCGTGGCCAGATGTAAGCTCGTTCTGGTCGGGGACGTGCAGTGTGGGAAGACCGCGATGTTACAAGTGTTAGCGAAGGATTGCTATCCGGAG ACCTATGTGCCCACCGTGTTCGAAAATTACACAGCCTGTTTGGAGACAGAGGAACAGAGGGTGGAGCTTAGTCTCTGGGATACCTCAG GATCTCCCTACTACGATAATGTCCGTCCACTCTGCTACAGCGACTCGGACGCAGTATTACTATGTTTTGACATCAGCCGTCCAGAGACAGTGGACAGCGCACTCAAGAAG TGGAGGACAGAAATCCTAGATTATTGTCCCAGTACCCGCGTTTTGCTCATTGGCTGCAAGACAGACCTGCGAACAGACCTGAGTACTCTGATGGAGCTGTCCCACCAGAAGCAGGCGCCCATCTCCTATGAGCAG GGCTGTGCAATAGCCAAGCAGCTGGGTGCAGAAATCTACCTGGAAGGTTCGGCTTTCACCTCAGAAAAGAGCATCCACAGCATCTTTCGGATGGCTTCCATGGTGTGTCTGAACAAGCCTAGCCCACTACCCCAGAAGAGCCCTGTCCGAAGCCTCTCCAAACGACTGCTCCACCTCCCCAGTCGCTCTGAACTCATCTCTTCTACCTTCAAGAAGGAAAAGGCCAAAAGCTGTTCCATTATGTGA